The sequence gtaaTATAAACCGTTGACTtgatttcattatatatatatacacataggaTTATGCACAACTTTTCTCAAATAAATGGTATTATTATTGGTGCAAAATAGGTTTTAATTAtacttttagttttaaatagtaaaacaacatatatacagtataatatttatcatttgcTATATAATTAgcgtatatattttttcatgaaaaaaaacgctatatatatgttacgattttgatatatttattttaaaagtgaaatttataTTAGAACGTAATAATAGTttcaatatcattttttattaatttttaattacattaaaatttaaaatttaaaaataataaattattgattTATGACATACTAAAatctattttagaaaaataaattttgttaaaatttaattattaataaaaataattttaaatatattgaaatccgattattaataaaaataattttaaatttattaaaatgcgATAAcaatatgatttaaatttaattatttattctaaaaatgtaaatatttttttattatttacaacaatacattttataattacaataatgcAGAATGAATGGTTTACCAACTAACACTTAAATCACTTTActagtattttatatatttgaaaaaaaaaaaaaaagagttgtgattaatcaatttttccatgaactttttgtaataataataggTGCTCAATGATGAGATATTTGCAATATTAGTCCTGATGGCACTCTTCACCACCTTCATCACAACTCCAACAGTCATGGCCATCTACAAGCCGGCTCGCGGCCACTCCATTCCAACTCGCCGCAAGCTCCGAGACCTCTCCTCCACCGAAGATTCCCAAGACAAGCTTCGAATCCTTGCTTGCGTTCATGGTCCCGGAAATGTTCCCTCACTCATCAGCCTCGTTGAAGCGATTAGGAGCACCAAGAAATCCCTACTCAAGCTTTTTATCATGCACCTTGTGGAGCTCACGGAGCGCTCATCTTCCATCATCATGGTCCAAAGAGTTCGCAAGAATGGATTTCCATTCCTCAACCGTGCACGACGCGGGGAATGGCACGACCGGCTCGCCGGCGCATTCCAAGCTTATAGCCAATTAGGCCGAGTAAAAGTCCGACCCACCACGGCAATTTCGTCATTGTCCACAATGCATGAGGATATTTGCCATGTTGCTGAAGATAAAAGGGTGACTATGATCATCCTTCCTTTCCACAAGCTATGGAGAAGCGAAGGCGGCGAGGAGACTGTGGAGAATGTAGGCCATGGTTGGAGAGGAGTCAATCAGAGGGTGCTAAATCATGCACCATGCTCCGTAGCAGTGCTTGTGGACCGTGGATTTGGTAATGTTGGGTCGCAAACTCCGGGGCCTAATGGTAGTATAACTCAACGGATTTGTATTGTTTTCTTTGGTGGTCCTGATGACCGTGAGGCCTTGGAGTTAGGTGGTAGGATAGCCGATCATCCGGCGGTCAGAGTGGCCGTCCTGAAGTTCACCGAGAAGGAAGGTTTTGAGAGTAATGGAATTGTGCTGCGGCCATCAAACACCAAGTCCAAAGAGGAAAACTATAGCTTTTCAACCGCCACAATGAACCGAGAGAACGAAAAGGTATTACTAATCCAAACTCAATATCCAAGcttctttgtttttatataatatgcTGTGATACGAAATTAAACCTGTTTAGTCATGTTTTAACTGAAAATTTGTGCTTCTTATTGAATTGGGGTGAATAAACTAGGAACTCGATGAGGCTGCGATAGCAGATTTTCGAAGCAAATGGGGTGGAGTGGCCGAGTACACAGAGAAGATAGGAAGCAACATCGTTGAGGGAGTGTTGGCAATAGCGCGCAGTGGAGATTACCATCTTATGGTAGTAGGCAAAGGTCGGTTCCCATCAAGCATGGTGGCAGAACTAGCAGACCGACATGCCGAGCATGCCGAATTGGGGCCGATTGGAGACATCTTGGCTTCAGCAGGCAATGGTGTGGTTTCTTCGGTGCTTGTAGTTCAGCAACACGATGTAAACCATGCAGAGGAAGCTCCAGTGTCAAAGATACTGCACACTGCTGAATATGAGAAATTCAAAGGCAATGAATCCTCTACCAGCGATGGAGAGATTTCAAAAGATATTGCGTGATACAAATTAGGCCGGTACATTTAAATTTGTGTATATAAATGTTTGCCACCAGCTTTGTTGTCCACCTTATGTTTCAATGTTATTTGTAAAAACTACTCCCCACCTTTAGGGGCCCGCTATATCTGCTGTTGACAATCGTCTGACAAGTCTCCTTGACAAGGTTTCTTTGGGGGTTCCAAACACCCATATTACCGgatgaaaaccaaaaacagaTATAAACCAGAGTACCAAGTGAATATTCTTCCATATATAGAGGTTGGTAGCTTCGTAAACCAAGATTTTGTTACAATGTGAAATGATTGTAACCATAATACATCTTCATTTGAATCAGAGctaaatttaatcaaaaataaataaaaattacaaattttgttATGGAGTATCCATATCAATTAAAGACGATGAAAAGCAGTCGATACCAAATCCAAAGAGAATAACAATTCCTCACGCGTACAAATAGCAGTCTTTTCCATTGGGAAATTATGCTTGTTTTGatagtcttctttttttttttttttttttcttttttgggggaaCACATTTGAAACTACTTTCAAACACACAAAAGGTCCCCAATAACTTACACAGAAaccttttcaaaaataaaagatatgaaAGAGAAACATAAAAGGGTTAATAACAATATATTAACCTGAACAAAAGTGTCCCCTATCAACATGGGATCTAaaatccatttgaaaccaaTAGGTTGTTGCCACAGCACTCCGCTAGAAATTTCCATAACCATCTTTGGCATAATGACTATATTTGTTGGTAAACCAATGAATTCACTGGAAACAGGATATACAATTCTACCTGGCCAAAAAACAGAcaatacaatttcaaacatGCCAAACAAGAAAACAAGAACATTGAACTCAAACACCTCTATAAAAATTACATCTACAACTTGAAGCCAAAAAAAGGCAGAAGTTTAGCATTTGAAGTAACTTTCTATTAGTATCATAACATGTACAAAATAGATTCGAAGTTTCAAGCCACAAATACTGTTTCCATCTCTAACGTAGAGATCTAATCTCAACAAGAAGGAACCCAGCCATTTcaacttttatattaaaatggtGTTTCTCAAACAAAGGATTAGGTAATCCCCTTTCAGTAACATAGAAAACAGATGACCAATTTCAAGGCACAAATAATGTTTCTATCTCTAATGTAGATGGCCAATCTTCAATAAACAGGAAGGATCTTTACAACAACTTCAATTAGGCTGTCTGTAACATTGTTTCTCAAACTCATCCATTAGGTAAACCCTTGCAATGACATATGAAACAGATCAGAAATTTCAAGACACTAAGTGTTTCTATCTCTAATGTATCTGGTCAATCATCATTAACACAAGGGGACATCtaatgatttcaaattttagGCTGTAATAGCGTTTTTTAAACTGACCGTTAGGTAAAACCTTTGAATAGAACTTCCAAGTCAAAAGTGCACACATAAAAAAACTTTCAAACGCAAGCTCTCAATCAGAAATCATACAAATTTTTGTATTTGAGTATAACAAGAATATTCTAGTCAAGCTAACCTCAGAGAAAGCCTCCCCCTGTCCATGTAGCATCCGATTTCCCATTATGGCCAACAGTTTTCTTATCAGTTGCACTCTGGTAGTAACTATCATATCCATCATCTTTAGCATCATCCCAGCCAGCCCAACCATCACTATTATTTGATGCTGTTCCCTTTGTCACTTCTTCGTTCCGGTTGTCTTTCTGGTCCCAATCATCCCAAGAAGTTGAGCTGAAAGAATTAACATTTCCACTTGATGAAGACTGCCCTCCTCCAGAAGAAGAATTCCGATTAAACTCCTGATAATATCCATTTTTCTCGCTATCATCACGTTGCCAGTTATCAGCCTTCCATCCATCTTTAGCATACTCTTCAACCTTCTGCGACGCCATTgccatgactcctttcattatTCCCCATGTCCTCTGTCCAATTTCTGAAGTTTTTGAAGATACAACATTAACAGTTTCATTAACCTTGTAATCATAGCCACCTTCtttcacctgtagcaaaagttAAATCAGGCACTTTGCTTATCAAACTTTCATATTTTACCTGACCTTGAAATCAGCAAATACAGAAAATTAAACAGACATTAAATATTCATACAGCACTATAATGTTTATAAACACAGAGTAGCATAAAGagaaatatcaaaatgaaattagTACTTTGGTAATACTTAAATACAAATTTCGTTTGTATGCAACAGCAAGCAATAGAAAGCAAAAAACAAGAgaaatacataaacaaataaaaggcCACTTTTTACACATCAATCCTGCAGATCACAGTTTGATGAGgaacagaaaagaaaatcatttaAATGATACAGGAAAAATTTAAAGAAGAGAGCCTCCTAACCATCAATTTTAAAGGTTA comes from Ziziphus jujuba cultivar Dongzao chromosome 6, ASM3175591v1 and encodes:
- the LOC107431117 gene encoding cation/H(+) antiporter 20, whose translation is MAVNITSIRTSSNGFWQGDNPLDFAFPLLIVQTTLILVVSRFLAFLLKPLRQPKVIAEIVGGILLGPSAFGRNEHYLHRIFPKWSTPILESVASIGLLFFLFLVGLELDLTSIRRSGRRSFGIALAGISLPFVCGIGVAFLLRKTVTGADKVGFGQFLVFMGVALSITAFPVLARILAELRLLTTRVGETAMAAAAFNDVAAWILLALAVALAGNGEGGGHKSPLVSVWVLLSGFGFVVFMMVVIRPAMKWVARRCSSEHDAVDEAYICLTLAGVMVSGFMTDVIGIHSIFGAFVFGLTIPKDGEFTERLMERIEDFVSGLLLPLYFASSGLKTDVAKIIGAKSWGLLGLVISTACAGKILGTFVVAVMFMIPVRESLTLGLLMNTKGLVELIVLNIGREKKVLNDEIFAILVLMALFTTFITTPTVMAIYKPARGHSIPTRRKLRDLSSTEDSQDKLRILACVHGPGNVPSLISLVEAIRSTKKSLLKLFIMHLVELTERSSSIIMVQRVRKNGFPFLNRARRGEWHDRLAGAFQAYSQLGRVKVRPTTAISSLSTMHEDICHVAEDKRVTMIILPFHKLWRSEGGEETVENVGHGWRGVNQRVLNHAPCSVAVLVDRGFGNVGSQTPGPNGSITQRICIVFFGGPDDREALELGGRIADHPAVRVAVLKFTEKEGFESNGIVLRPSNTKSKEENYSFSTATMNRENEKELDEAAIADFRSKWGGVAEYTEKIGSNIVEGVLAIARSGDYHLMVVGKGRFPSSMVAELADRHAEHAELGPIGDILASAGNGVVSSVLVVQQHDVNHAEEAPVSKILHTAEYEKFKGNESSTSDGEISKDIA